The DNA region CCGGACCGGGACCGCCTCGCCGACCGCGTAGGGAGGGCGCCCGTAGCTCGACACGCTGCGAAAACGGACGCGTTGCCCATCCGGGGTCGTGAAGGCCACGACCAGGCGGTACCGCTGCTCCACTTTCTTGGCCTCGCGCACGTAGGACTCGTGCGCGACCACCTGGCCGGTCGTTCGCGCCGCCTGCAGCAGGAAGAAGCGGTCGGTCTCGGTGAGCCGCCAGCCGACGGCGAACAGCGCGATTGCCACCAGCACCAGCACCGTCCCGACGACACTCCGGCCACCTGCTGCCATCCGCGCAGCATAGCAAGGTGAGCCCCCGGGGCGGCGTCGCCGGCCGGGGTTGCCAACCAGGCCCGACCACGGCACGGCATGTGCAATGAATCAATGCGTTCAGGCAGCAGCAATTCACGCCGTCTCTTTCCGGCCGCGTCAAATCGAGACACATCCCCATTGGCGATGTTTACACTCCGCCAGACCGCTGGCCGTAATCCACAGCACTGTGTTCAAATTTTGAACACACCAAGGTTTCCCCTTGGCAAGGGTCGACTCGGCCCGGGAGCCCCGCATGACCGCACGTGACACCATGCCGGCCGCACGCATCCTGCATGTCGACGACCAGCCCGAGACCCACGAGTGGCTCAAGCTGGCCCTGGAACGCAAGCAATACGAGGTGACCGTCGCCACCGACGGGCAGTCGGCCCTGGCCTCCTTCACCACTCACCGGCCAGACGTCGTCCTGCTCGACCACGAGCTGCCTGACCAGAGCGGGCTCGAGGTGCTGCGCCAGCTGAAGACGGCCGATCCCATGGTCGAGGTCATCATGCTGACCGGCCACGGCAGCGTGTCGCTGGCCGTCGAGGCGATGCGCGAGGGCGCGTTCAACTTCGTCGAGAAGCCGGTGGAGTTCGCCGTCCTCGACGCCCTGCTCGACAAGGCCCTGGCGCACCGCCAACTGCACGCCGAGGCGACTCGCCTGCGCCTCAACGTCGAGCGCCGCGACGGCCTCGGACGCATTGTCGGCACCTCGCCGTCGATGCGCCGCCTGTTCGACCTCATCCAGCTGGTGGCGCCGACCGACGCGTCGGTCCTCATCCGCGGCGAGAACGGCACCGGCAAGGAGCTGGTCGCCGACGCGGTCCACGAGCGCAGTCCTCGCGCCAGCGGGCCGATCATCAAGATCAACTGCGGCGCCATTCCCGGCGAGCTCTTCGAGTCCGAGCTCTTCGGGCACAAGCGCGGCGCCTTCACGGGCGCTCTGGCCGACAAGCGGGGCCTGATCGAGTCGGCCGATCGCGGCACCCTGCTGCTCGACGAAATCGGCGAGATGCCCGCCAACGCGCAGGTCAAGCTGCTGCGCGTCCTGCAGGAGAAGCAGGTGCGCCGCCTCGGCGAGACGCGCATGACCACCCCGGACTTCCGCCTCATCTGTGCGACCAACGCGCGGCTCGAGACGTTGATGGCCGACAATCGCTTCCGCGAGGACCTCTACTTCCGGATCAACACCGTCGTCCTCGACATCCCGCCGCTGCGCGAACGCCGCGAGGACATCCCGGTGCTCGCCCAGTTGTTCCTGCAGCGCTACGCCGAGAAGTACGAGCGTGAGGTCGTGCGCTACCACCCGTCGGTGCTGCAGCGGCTCATGAAGCACGTGTGGCGCGGCAACGTCCGTGAACTCGAGCACGTGGTGGAGCACGCGGTGATCGTCGCGACGGGACGCGAGATCCAGCTGCGTCACCTGCCCGAGTCGTTCCGCTCCGGATCGACGGTCGACGACACCAGCCCGCTCTGCACCCTGGAGGACGTCGAACGCGCGGCCATCGTGCGGACGCTGGCCTACACGCGCGGCAACAAGCGCGCGGCGGCCGACATCCTCGGCGTCTATCGCCCCACCCTGTACGCGAAGATGCGCAAGTACGGCCTGATGGCGCCGCAGGAAGAAGCGGCCACGGCATGAACCTCCCCTCGCGACACCCTGCCGTCGACGAGACCTGCCAACGGATGCTCGACCACCTCGCCGCCATGGTGCGTGTGTGGACGCCGACGACGGGCGTCACCTACGTCAACCGCGCCTGGCGGACACTGACGGGCAGTTCGCTCGACGCCAACGTCGGGGAGGGCTGGCTGCGGTTCGTCCATCCCGACGACCGGGCCGGCCTCGCGACTTCCGCACCGGGCAGTGCCGTCGGTTATCGCCTGGTCACCGACGCGAGCGAGCCGGTGCCGGTCGTGGATACGAGCGCGGAATGGACGAGCGAGGACGGCGCCGTGCTCGGCGTCATCCACACGATCACGCCTCAACCCGCCGCCGCGCCCGCGACCATCGCGATGTCGAAGTGGGCGCACGAACTGCGCGGGCCCCTGAACGCGATTCTCGGCTGGTCCGACTTGCTGAGTGCGGGCGACGCGGGACCCGACGTCCTGGAGCGAGGGCTCAAGGCGATCGCCGCCAACGCGCGGCAACAGGCGGTGATCATCAAGCGGATGACCGAGTAGGCGCGGCGCTCGCGGGCACGTGGCATTCCGCTTGCTCCTGAGCGGCGGCATGAACCAGCGTGCCCACCCGTCTTTCAACAGACCCGAGGCGCTGCAGCGCGTCGTCGGCGAGTACCTCGAGATGCCCGGGCTGTCGCTCAGCGCGTCGCAAGCGGCCAGGCTGTGGCACCTCGATGCGCGGCAGTGCGAACAACTGCTCGAAGTGCTGGTCGATCGGCACTTCCTGCATCGCACGTCGCGCGGACTCTACGTCCGCCCCAGTCAGCACTGACCGCACCCAGCGCTCGGCGCCACCGGGATCGAAACGCCGCGGGGCGGGCTGTCCAGGCCCGCCCCGATTGTTGCCCGGCCCGACAGTGCGTCTCACCGCACTGCATGCAGGTCAGCCGCGGGCGGTACCTCCCCAACTGCTGCCCTCGGCCTCGTCAATCTCCTGGAGCCGACGCTCCACGTCGGCCCGCGACATCCCGTACCGCTCCTGGATGTGCCCGACGAACTTGTCGCGCTGCCCGTCGAACCGGTCGAGGTCGTCGTCGGTCAACTCGCCCCACGTCTCCTTGATGCGGGTGCGCAGCACCTTCCACTTCACCTCGGCAGTGGCGCGGTTCATGGCTGGCGCTCCGGCGCGCGGCGCACCGTCATCTGGTCGACCACCCGGTTCACGCCCTCGGTCTCGCGGGCGATGCGGAGCACGCGATCGCGCAGCTCGGGCGACGGCACGTCGCCGGTGATCGTGACGACGTTCTTCTTCACCTTCACGTCGACGTCCACGTTCTCGAGCGCGTCGTCGGCGTTGATCTTCCCGGCGATCTTGCTGGTGATCCAGGTCTCGTCGACCTTCTCGGGCGTCGCCGTCACCACGTCGCGGGTCTTCTTCGCGCCGGTCACCACGGCGTCCTTGGTCGCCTCGGCGGCGTCACCGATGGCACTACCCGTCTTCTCGAGCGCGTCCTCGGTCTTGT from Luteitalea sp. TBR-22 includes:
- a CDS encoding DUF3592 domain-containing protein, with amino-acid sequence MAAGGRSVVGTVLVLVAIALFAVGWRLTETDRFFLLQAARTTGQVVAHESYVREAKKVEQRYRLVVAFTTPDGQRVRFRSVSSYGRPPYAVGEAVPVRYDASQPMRARVDRRIEFLAPVLIWLGGVLLLGGTGVAVAVFGPRDARGTSRTRR
- a CDS encoding sigma-54 dependent transcriptional regulator, coding for MTARDTMPAARILHVDDQPETHEWLKLALERKQYEVTVATDGQSALASFTTHRPDVVLLDHELPDQSGLEVLRQLKTADPMVEVIMLTGHGSVSLAVEAMREGAFNFVEKPVEFAVLDALLDKALAHRQLHAEATRLRLNVERRDGLGRIVGTSPSMRRLFDLIQLVAPTDASVLIRGENGTGKELVADAVHERSPRASGPIIKINCGAIPGELFESELFGHKRGAFTGALADKRGLIESADRGTLLLDEIGEMPANAQVKLLRVLQEKQVRRLGETRMTTPDFRLICATNARLETLMADNRFREDLYFRINTVVLDIPPLRERREDIPVLAQLFLQRYAEKYEREVVRYHPSVLQRLMKHVWRGNVRELEHVVEHAVIVATGREIQLRHLPESFRSGSTVDDTSPLCTLEDVERAAIVRTLAYTRGNKRAAADILGVYRPTLYAKMRKYGLMAPQEEAATA
- a CDS encoding PAS domain-containing protein, with product MNLPSRHPAVDETCQRMLDHLAAMVRVWTPTTGVTYVNRAWRTLTGSSLDANVGEGWLRFVHPDDRAGLATSAPGSAVGYRLVTDASEPVPVVDTSAEWTSEDGAVLGVIHTITPQPAAAPATIAMSKWAHELRGPLNAILGWSDLLSAGDAGPDVLERGLKAIAANARQQAVIIKRMTE
- a CDS encoding CsbD family protein, which produces MNRATAEVKWKVLRTRIKETWGELTDDDLDRFDGQRDKFVGHIQERYGMSRADVERRLQEIDEAEGSSWGGTARG